One stretch of Streptomyces sp. NBC_00443 DNA includes these proteins:
- a CDS encoding response regulator transcription factor, whose product MEQTHTSHNGTAATPGAQRRVLVVEDDPTIVDAIAARLRAEGFLVQTAGDGPAAVDTAEAWQPDLLILDIMLPGFDGLEVCRRVQAQRPVPVLMLTARDDETDMLVGLGVGADDYMTKPFSMRELAARVHVLLRRVERAALAATTPRSGILRLGELEIDHAQRRVRVRSEDVHLTPTEFDLLVCLANTPRAVLSREQLLAEVWDWADASGTRTVDSHIKALRRKIGAERIRTVHGVGYALETPTP is encoded by the coding sequence ATGGAGCAGACACACACCTCCCACAACGGCACGGCGGCGACCCCGGGCGCTCAGCGCCGGGTCCTCGTGGTCGAGGACGATCCGACCATCGTGGACGCCATCGCGGCCCGCCTGCGCGCCGAGGGTTTCCTCGTGCAGACCGCGGGCGACGGTCCGGCGGCGGTCGACACGGCCGAGGCGTGGCAGCCCGACCTGCTGATCCTCGACATCATGCTGCCGGGCTTCGACGGCCTGGAGGTATGCCGCCGGGTGCAGGCCCAGCGGCCGGTGCCGGTGCTGATGCTGACCGCGCGGGACGACGAGACCGACATGCTGGTCGGGCTCGGCGTCGGCGCCGACGACTACATGACCAAGCCGTTCTCGATGCGGGAGCTGGCGGCACGCGTGCATGTGCTGCTGCGCCGCGTCGAGCGGGCGGCGCTGGCCGCCACGACCCCGCGGTCGGGCATCCTGCGGCTCGGCGAGCTGGAGATCGACCACGCGCAGCGGCGGGTGCGGGTGCGCAGTGAGGATGTTCACCTCACGCCCACCGAGTTCGACCTCCTGGTGTGCCTGGCGAACACCCCGCGCGCGGTGCTCTCCCGTGAGCAGCTGCTCGCCGAGGTGTGGGACTGGGCGGACGCGTCCGGCACCCGCACGGTCGACAGCCACATCAAGGCGCTGCGCCGGAAGATCGGCGCCGAGCGGATCCGTACGGTGCACGGCGTGGGCTACGCCCTGGAGACACCCACGCCATGA
- a CDS encoding sensor histidine kinase has translation MSDGPAARRGPGEPWGGVRPFSIKTKLGALVIIAVLITTGLSMIAVRTQTELRFITVFSMIATLLITQFVAHSLTAPLDEMNAVARSISHGDYTRRVRENRRDELGDLAGTINLMADELEAQDQQRKELVANVSHELRTPIAGLRAVLENVVDGIAEADPETMRTALKQTERLGRLVETLLDLSRLDNGVVPLRMRRFEVWPYLSGVLKEANMVSSARGGMASGSGSHTRTDVHLHLDVSPPELTAHADPERIHQVVANLIDNAIKHSPPHGRVTVKARRGVHQESLVLEVLDEGPGIPKSDWHRVFERFNRGAVRRPHGPGSDGGTGLGLAIARWAVDLHGGRIGVAESERGCRILVTLPGQSSEPS, from the coding sequence ATGAGCGACGGACCGGCCGCACGGAGAGGCCCCGGGGAGCCCTGGGGCGGCGTACGTCCGTTCTCGATCAAGACCAAGCTGGGCGCGCTGGTCATCATCGCGGTGCTGATCACCACCGGCCTGTCGATGATCGCGGTGCGCACGCAGACGGAGCTGCGCTTCATCACGGTCTTCTCGATGATCGCCACACTGCTCATTACGCAGTTCGTGGCCCATTCGCTCACCGCGCCGCTGGACGAGATGAACGCGGTGGCCCGGTCCATCTCGCACGGCGACTACACCCGCCGGGTGCGTGAGAACCGCCGCGACGAGCTGGGCGACCTGGCCGGGACGATCAACCTCATGGCCGACGAGCTGGAGGCCCAGGACCAGCAGCGCAAGGAGCTGGTGGCGAACGTCTCGCACGAGCTGCGCACCCCGATCGCGGGCCTGCGGGCCGTCCTGGAGAACGTGGTCGACGGCATCGCCGAGGCCGACCCCGAGACCATGCGGACCGCGCTGAAGCAGACCGAGCGGCTCGGCCGGCTCGTGGAGACGCTCCTGGACCTGTCCCGCCTGGACAACGGCGTCGTACCGCTGCGCATGCGGCGCTTCGAGGTGTGGCCGTACCTGTCGGGCGTGCTGAAGGAGGCCAACATGGTGTCCTCCGCGCGTGGGGGCATGGCGTCGGGCTCCGGCAGCCACACCCGCACGGACGTCCATCTGCACCTCGACGTCTCGCCGCCGGAGCTGACGGCGCACGCCGACCCCGAGCGCATCCACCAGGTCGTCGCCAACCTCATCGACAACGCGATCAAGCACAGCCCGCCGCACGGCCGTGTGACGGTCAAGGCGCGGCGCGGGGTGCACCAGGAGTCGCTGGTGCTGGAGGTCCTGGACGAGGGGCCGGGGATTCCGAAGTCGGACTGGCACAGGGTCTTCGAGCGTTTCAACCGCGGCGCCGTCCGCCGGCCGCACGGGCCGGGCAGCGACGGCGGTACGGGTCTGGGTCTGGCGATCGCGCGCTGGGCCGTCGATCTGCACGGCGGCCGGATCGGGGTGGCCGAATCCGAGCGGGGTTGCCGGATTCTTGTCACACTTCCCGGGCAGTCTTCCGAACCAAGTTGA
- a CDS encoding multifunctional oxoglutarate decarboxylase/oxoglutarate dehydrogenase thiamine pyrophosphate-binding subunit/dihydrolipoyllysine-residue succinyltransferase subunit, protein MSPQSPSNSSISTDTDQAGKNPAAAFGPNEWLVDEIYQQYLQDPNSVDRAWWDFFADYKPGAPAASAPAGTAAAGAAGTTSTAPAAPAAPAAPAAPSVPAPAPAAPKPAAAAPAAAAPAPAASKPAAPAPAAKPAQPKKAEPAAATADGPELVTLRGPAAAVAKNMNASLEVPTATSVRAVPVKLLFDNRIVINNHLKRARGGKISFTHLIGYAMVQAIKAMPSMNYSFAEKDGKPTLVKPEHINFGLAIDLVKPNGDRQLVVAGIKKAETLNFFEFWQAYEDIVRRARDGKLGMDDFTGVTVSLTNPGGLGTVHSVPRLMPGQSVIMGVGSMDYPAEFQGTSQDTLNKLGISKVMTLTSTYDHRVIQGAASGEFLRIVANLLLGESSFYDEIFESLRIPYEPVRWLKDIDASHDDDVTKAARVFELIHSYRVRGHVMADTDPLEYQQRKHPDLDITEHGLTLWDLEREFAVGGFSGKSLMKLRDILGVLRDSYCRTTGIEFMHIQDPKQRKWIQDRIERPHTKPEREEQLRILRRLNAAEAFETFLQTKYVGQKRFSLEGGESVIPLLDAVLDSAAESRLDEVVIGMAHRGRLNVLANIVGKSYAQIFREFEGNLDPKSMHGSGDVKYHLGAEGTFTGLDGEQIKVSLTANPSHLEAVDPVLEGVARAKQDIINKGGTDFTVLPVALHGDAAFAGQGVVAETLNMSQLRGYRTGGTVHIVINNQVGFTAAPESSRSSMYSTDVARMIEAPIFHVNGDDPEAVVRVARLAFEFRQAFNKDVVIDLICYRRRGHNESDNPAFTQPLMYDLIDKKRSVRKLYTESLIGRGDITLEEAEQALQDYQGQLEKVFTEVREATSQPAAAEPSDPQAEFPVAVNTAITTEAVKRIAESQVNIPDHITVHPRLLPQLQRRASMVEDGTIDWGMGETLAVGSLLLDGVPVRLAGQDSQRGTFGQRHAVIIDRETGEEYTPLQYLSEDQARLNVYNSLLSEYAAMGFEYGYSLARPDALVMWEAQFGDFVNGAQTVVDEFISSAEQKWAQTSGVVLLLPHGYEGQGPDHSSARPERFLQLCAQNNMTVAMPTSPSNYFHLLRWQSHNPHHKPLVVFTPKSMLRLKAAASKAEEFTTGQFQPVIGDASVDPAAVKKVVFCAGKVYYDIEAERKKRGVTDTAIIRIERLYPLPGTELQAEIAKYPNAEKYLWAQEEPANQGAWPFIALNLIDHLDLAVGADVPHGERLRRISRPHGSSPAVGSAKRHQAEQEQLVREVFEA, encoded by the coding sequence GTGTCGCCACAGTCCCCCAGTAACTCGAGCATCTCGACCGACACCGACCAAGCGGGCAAGAACCCCGCGGCCGCGTTCGGGCCGAACGAGTGGCTCGTCGACGAGATCTATCAGCAGTACCTCCAGGACCCGAATTCGGTAGACCGTGCCTGGTGGGACTTCTTCGCCGACTACAAGCCGGGAGCGCCTGCCGCCTCGGCTCCGGCGGGTACCGCGGCTGCGGGGGCCGCGGGAACCACCAGCACGGCTCCGGCGGCCCCCGCCGCCCCGGCTGCTCCGGCCGCCCCGTCGGTCCCCGCGCCGGCCCCCGCGGCCCCGAAGCCCGCTGCCGCCGCGCCCGCCGCTGCGGCCCCGGCTCCGGCTGCGTCGAAGCCCGCCGCGCCTGCCCCGGCCGCTAAGCCCGCTCAGCCGAAGAAGGCCGAGCCCGCTGCCGCCACCGCCGACGGGCCCGAGCTCGTGACGCTGCGCGGCCCCGCCGCCGCGGTCGCGAAGAACATGAACGCCTCCCTGGAGGTGCCCACGGCCACGTCCGTGCGCGCGGTCCCGGTGAAGCTGCTCTTCGACAACCGCATCGTCATCAACAACCACCTGAAGCGCGCCCGGGGCGGGAAGATCTCCTTCACGCACCTGATCGGCTACGCGATGGTGCAGGCCATCAAGGCCATGCCGTCGATGAACTACTCCTTCGCGGAGAAGGACGGCAAGCCGACCCTGGTCAAGCCGGAGCACATCAACTTCGGCCTCGCCATCGACCTGGTCAAGCCCAACGGCGACCGCCAGCTCGTGGTCGCGGGCATCAAGAAGGCCGAGACCCTGAACTTCTTCGAGTTCTGGCAGGCCTACGAGGACATCGTCCGCCGCGCCCGCGACGGCAAGCTGGGCATGGACGACTTCACCGGCGTGACCGTCTCCCTGACCAACCCCGGCGGCCTCGGCACCGTCCACTCCGTGCCGCGTCTGATGCCCGGCCAGTCGGTGATCATGGGCGTCGGCTCCATGGACTACCCGGCGGAGTTCCAGGGCACGTCCCAGGACACCCTGAACAAGCTCGGCATCTCGAAGGTCATGACGCTCACGTCGACCTACGACCACCGGGTGATCCAGGGCGCCGCCTCCGGCGAGTTCCTGCGGATCGTCGCGAACCTCCTGCTCGGCGAGAGCAGCTTCTACGACGAGATCTTCGAGTCGCTGCGCATCCCCTACGAGCCGGTCCGCTGGCTCAAGGACATCGACGCCAGCCACGACGACGACGTCACCAAGGCCGCCCGTGTCTTCGAGCTGATCCACTCCTACCGGGTCCGCGGCCACGTCATGGCCGACACCGACCCGCTGGAGTACCAGCAGCGCAAGCACCCCGACCTGGACATCACCGAGCACGGCCTCACGCTCTGGGACCTGGAGCGCGAGTTCGCGGTCGGCGGCTTCTCCGGCAAGTCCCTGATGAAGCTGCGCGACATCCTCGGCGTGCTGCGCGACTCGTACTGCCGCACCACCGGCATCGAGTTCATGCACATCCAGGACCCCAAGCAGCGCAAGTGGATCCAGGACCGCATCGAGCGCCCGCACACCAAGCCGGAGCGCGAGGAGCAGCTGCGCATCCTGCGCCGGCTGAACGCGGCGGAGGCCTTCGAGACCTTCCTGCAGACGAAGTACGTCGGCCAGAAGCGCTTCAGCCTGGAGGGCGGCGAGTCCGTCATCCCGCTGCTGGACGCGGTGCTCGACTCGGCCGCCGAGTCGCGCCTGGACGAGGTCGTCATCGGCATGGCCCACCGCGGCCGGCTGAACGTGCTCGCGAACATCGTCGGCAAGTCGTACGCGCAGATCTTCCGCGAGTTCGAGGGCAACCTCGACCCGAAGTCGATGCACGGCTCCGGCGACGTGAAGTACCACCTGGGCGCCGAGGGCACCTTCACCGGCCTGGACGGCGAGCAGATCAAGGTCTCGCTCACCGCCAACCCCTCCCACCTGGAGGCGGTCGACCCGGTCCTCGAAGGCGTCGCGCGCGCCAAGCAGGACATCATCAACAAGGGCGGCACGGACTTCACGGTCCTGCCCGTCGCCCTGCACGGTGACGCGGCCTTCGCGGGCCAGGGCGTCGTGGCCGAGACGCTCAACATGTCGCAGCTGCGCGGCTACCGCACCGGCGGCACGGTCCACATCGTCATCAACAACCAGGTCGGCTTCACGGCGGCGCCCGAGTCCTCGCGCTCCTCCATGTACTCGACCGACGTGGCCCGGATGATCGAGGCCCCGATCTTCCACGTCAACGGCGACGACCCCGAGGCGGTCGTCCGCGTTGCCCGTCTGGCCTTCGAGTTCCGCCAGGCGTTCAACAAGGACGTCGTGATCGACCTCATCTGCTACCGCCGCCGCGGTCACAACGAGTCGGACAACCCGGCCTTCACCCAGCCGCTGATGTACGACCTGATCGACAAGAAGCGCTCGGTGCGCAAGCTCTACACCGAGTCCCTCATCGGTCGCGGCGACATCACCCTGGAAGAGGCCGAGCAGGCCCTGCAGGACTACCAGGGCCAGCTGGAGAAGGTCTTCACGGAGGTCCGCGAGGCCACCTCGCAGCCGGCCGCCGCGGAGCCCTCGGACCCGCAGGCCGAGTTCCCGGTGGCCGTCAACACGGCGATCACCACGGAGGCCGTCAAGCGGATCGCCGAGTCCCAGGTCAACATCCCCGACCACATCACCGTCCACCCGCGGCTGCTGCCGCAGCTGCAGCGACGGGCGTCGATGGTCGAGGACGGCACCATCGACTGGGGCATGGGCGAGACCCTCGCGGTCGGCTCCCTCCTTCTGGACGGCGTCCCGGTCCGACTGGCCGGCCAGGACTCGCAGCGCGGTACGTTCGGCCAGCGTCACGCGGTGATCATCGACCGCGAGACGGGCGAGGAGTACACGCCGCTGCAGTACCTCTCCGAGGACCAGGCGCGGCTGAACGTCTACAACTCCCTGCTGTCCGAGTACGCGGCCATGGGCTTCGAGTACGGCTACTCGCTGGCCCGCCCGGACGCGCTCGTGATGTGGGAGGCCCAGTTCGGCGACTTCGTCAACGGCGCCCAGACGGTCGTGGACGAGTTCATCTCGTCGGCGGAGCAGAAGTGGGCGCAGACGTCCGGCGTGGTTCTGCTCCTCCCCCACGGCTACGAGGGCCAGGGCCCGGACCACTCGTCCGCCCGCCCGGAGCGCTTCCTCCAGCTGTGCGCGCAGAACAACATGACGGTCGCGATGCCGACGTCCCCGTCGAACTACTTCCACCTGCTGCGGTGGCAGTCGCACAACCCGCACCACAAGCCGCTGGTCGTCTTCACCCCGAAGTCGATGCTGCGCCTGAAGGCCGCCGCCTCCAAGGCGGAGGAGTTCACGACCGGGCAGTTCCAGCCGGTCATCGGCGACGCGTCGGTCGACCCGGCCGCGGTCAAGAAGGTCGTCTTCTGCGCCGGCAAGGTCTACTACGACATCGAGGCCGAGCGGAAGAAGCGCGGCGTCACGGACACGGCGATCATCCGCATCGAGCGCCTGTACCCGCTGCCGGGTACCGAGCTCCAGGCCGAGATCGCCAAGTACCCGAACGCCGAGAAGTACCTGTGGGCCCAGGAGGAGCCGGCGAACCAGGGTGCGTGGCCGTTCATCGCGCTCAACCTGATCGACCACCTGGACCTGGCGGTCGGCGCCGACGTCCCGCACGGCGAGCGCCTGCGCCGCATCTCGCGTCCGCATGGCTCGTCCCCGGCCGTCGGTTCCGCCAAGCGGCACCAGGCCGAGCAGGAGCAGCTGGTGCGTGAGGTGTTCGAGGCCTGA
- a CDS encoding CU044_2847 family protein, protein MELKFGVKLNASVGAVLTKAGVEGHIVVKLGWEQRDPNV, encoded by the coding sequence GTGGAGCTGAAGTTCGGCGTGAAGCTGAACGCGAGCGTGGGCGCCGTGCTGACCAAGGCGGGCGTCGAGGGACATATCGTCGTCAAGCTGGGCTGGGAGCAGCGGGACCCCAACGTGTGA
- a CDS encoding DUF6104 family protein, with protein MYFTDRGIEELEKRRGEEEITFEWLAEQLRTFVDLNPDFEVPVERLATWLARLDDEDDDV; from the coding sequence ATGTACTTCACCGACCGAGGCATCGAAGAACTGGAGAAGCGGCGCGGCGAGGAGGAGATCACCTTCGAGTGGCTGGCCGAGCAGCTGCGCACCTTCGTCGACCTGAACCCCGACTTCGAGGTACCGGTGGAGCGGCTGGCAACGTGGCTGGCCCGGCTGGACGACGAGGACGACGACGTCTAG
- a CDS encoding DUF4097 family beta strand repeat-containing protein → MPEWSVAEPRKLTFDEPVSELHVRIVNGTVNVVGTDEGSARLQVSEIEGPPLVVTQEGGTLSVAYDDLPWKGFLKWLDRKGWRRSAVVSLAVPADTRVEVGVVGAGAVVSGIQGPSVVKGVTGDTTLVALSGPVRADTVSGNLEAQAVTGDLRFNSVSGDLTVVEGSGSSVKADSVSGSMIVDLDPDGPTDVRLTSVSGEIAIRLPAPADADVEANTASGTISNAFEGLRVHGQWGAHKVTGRLGAGTGKLRATTVSGSIALLRRPPREEELWEAEAWEDPEPTTGTTDSPDSIPTTDKARTTDETPPTDTAATTAPLSDTPHSPGDNSVSGKGDEPSDAPPPHAPADGTTDKKVL, encoded by the coding sequence ATGCCCGAGTGGTCCGTAGCAGAGCCCAGGAAGCTCACCTTCGACGAGCCGGTGAGCGAGCTCCATGTGCGCATCGTCAACGGAACGGTGAACGTCGTGGGCACGGACGAAGGTTCCGCCCGCCTGCAGGTCTCCGAGATCGAGGGCCCGCCCCTGGTGGTGACCCAGGAGGGCGGCACCCTGTCGGTGGCGTACGACGACCTGCCCTGGAAGGGCTTCCTCAAGTGGCTCGACCGCAAGGGCTGGCGCCGCAGCGCGGTGGTCTCCCTCGCGGTGCCGGCCGACACGCGCGTCGAGGTGGGTGTGGTCGGCGCCGGGGCAGTGGTCTCCGGGATCCAGGGCCCGTCGGTGGTCAAGGGCGTCACCGGGGACACCACACTCGTCGCCCTGTCCGGCCCGGTCCGCGCCGACACGGTCTCCGGGAACCTGGAGGCCCAGGCCGTCACCGGCGACCTCCGCTTCAACTCCGTCTCCGGCGACCTCACCGTCGTGGAGGGCTCGGGTTCCTCCGTGAAGGCCGACTCGGTCAGCGGCTCCATGATCGTCGACCTCGACCCGGACGGCCCGACCGACGTCCGGCTGACCAGCGTCTCCGGCGAGATCGCCATCCGCCTGCCGGCCCCGGCGGACGCGGACGTGGAGGCCAATACCGCGAGCGGCACGATCTCCAACGCCTTCGAGGGCCTCCGGGTACACGGCCAGTGGGGCGCCCACAAGGTCACCGGCCGCCTCGGCGCCGGCACCGGCAAGCTCCGGGCGACGACGGTCTCCGGCTCGATCGCGCTGCTGCGCCGCCCGCCGCGGGAGGAGGAGCTGTGGGAGGCGGAGGCCTGGGAGGACCCCGAGCCCACGACAGGCACGACGGACTCGCCGGACTCGATCCCGACGACGGACAAAGCCCGGACGACGGACGAGACGCCGCCGACAGACACGGCTGCGACGACGGCCCCGCTGAGCGACACACCCCACAGCCCGGGGGACAATTCCGTCTCCGGCAAGGGCGATGAACCGTCCGACGCCCCACCACCCCACGCCCCGGCCGACGGCACGACCGACAAGAAGGTGCTCTGA
- a CDS encoding helix-turn-helix transcriptional regulator: protein MPPVFAHGRLRLYLLKLLDEAPRHGYEVIRLLEERFQGLYAPSAGTVYPRLAKLEAEGLVTHTTEGGRKVYAITDAGRAELADRSGELADLELEIRESVAELAAEIRADVRGAAGDLRREMRAAATEARTGTSATTDTPFGDFSDYTDKEAWRAAKEEMRRAKQEWKEQARRAKDESRRAREEAQRARRQAKDAQDHARAQAQEEVQRIARRVQEHVQDHFARGDWPTGVREGLTELAKEFGDFGKDYGKGLGRDFGFGRPSAPKSAQQPPDYSDTPEDFPADYEPAWAHESPTDDPARDLDRLLDRFRDDIRDAARDHGVTPDQLHDARRHLSTAAAHIGALLHTPKP from the coding sequence ATGCCCCCCGTCTTCGCCCACGGCCGCCTCCGCCTGTATCTGCTGAAGTTGCTGGACGAGGCCCCGCGCCACGGCTACGAGGTGATCCGCCTCCTCGAAGAGCGCTTCCAGGGGCTGTACGCACCGTCGGCCGGCACCGTCTACCCCCGCCTCGCCAAGCTGGAGGCCGAGGGCCTGGTCACCCACACCACCGAGGGCGGCCGCAAGGTGTACGCCATCACCGACGCCGGCCGGGCCGAACTGGCCGACCGCAGCGGCGAGTTGGCCGACCTGGAGCTGGAGATCAGGGAGTCGGTCGCCGAACTCGCCGCCGAGATCCGGGCCGATGTGCGCGGCGCTGCGGGCGATCTGCGCCGCGAGATGCGGGCAGCCGCGACCGAGGCCCGCACGGGCACGTCCGCCACGACGGACACACCCTTCGGTGACTTCTCCGACTACACCGACAAGGAGGCGTGGCGCGCCGCCAAGGAGGAGATGCGCCGCGCCAAGCAGGAGTGGAAGGAACAGGCCCGACGCGCCAAGGACGAGAGCCGCCGGGCCCGTGAGGAGGCCCAGCGCGCCCGACGCCAGGCGAAGGATGCCCAGGACCACGCCCGCGCCCAGGCCCAGGAGGAGGTCCAGCGCATCGCCCGCCGGGTCCAGGAACACGTACAGGACCACTTCGCCCGCGGCGACTGGCCCACGGGCGTGAGGGAGGGCCTGACGGAACTGGCCAAGGAGTTCGGCGACTTCGGCAAGGACTACGGCAAGGGATTGGGCCGGGACTTCGGCTTCGGCCGCCCGAGCGCCCCCAAGTCGGCACAGCAGCCCCCCGACTACTCCGACACCCCCGAGGACTTCCCCGCCGACTACGAGCCCGCCTGGGCCCACGAGTCCCCCACGGACGACCCGGCCCGCGACCTCGACCGCCTGCTGGACCGCTTCCGCGACGACATCCGCGACGCGGCAAGGGACCACGGCGTGACCCCGGACCAACTCCACGACGCCCGCCGCCACTTGTCGACGGCGGCAGCACACATCGGAGCGCTACTGCACACACCGAAGCCCTGA
- a CDS encoding Clp protease N-terminal domain-containing protein: MFERFTKDARAVVTGAVEHAERGEAQTVDAEHMLLALLDREGSRASFALAALGDGEWSESMRLALGEARRRGGLSQAEAEALAGLGIDVGEIVARVEEVHGVGAMSGDRKDTGWWSGRRSFSREAKDVLERSLRIAVARRDRHIGDEHILLALTSRPGVPAEVLADHGVTYEAVIRVLGGGGEAKAG, from the coding sequence ATGTTCGAGCGGTTCACGAAGGATGCTCGTGCCGTGGTCACGGGGGCCGTTGAGCACGCCGAGAGGGGAGAGGCGCAGACCGTCGACGCCGAGCACATGCTGCTCGCCCTGCTCGATCGTGAGGGGAGCCGGGCGTCGTTCGCGCTTGCGGCGCTCGGCGATGGGGAGTGGTCGGAGTCCATGCGGCTGGCATTGGGGGAGGCTCGGCGGCGGGGTGGGCTGTCGCAGGCCGAAGCGGAGGCGCTGGCCGGGTTGGGGATCGACGTGGGGGAGATCGTCGCCCGGGTCGAGGAGGTCCATGGTGTCGGAGCGATGTCCGGGGACCGGAAGGACACGGGGTGGTGGTCGGGGCGCCGCTCCTTCAGCCGGGAGGCCAAGGACGTGCTGGAGCGGTCGCTGCGTATCGCCGTCGCGCGCCGGGACCGGCACATCGGCGACGAGCACATTCTCCTGGCCCTGACCAGCCGCCCCGGCGTGCCCGCCGAGGTCCTCGCCGATCACGGGGTGACGTATGAGGCTGTGATCCGGGTGCTGGGGGGAGGGGGAGAGGCCAAGGCCGGGTGA
- a CDS encoding helix-turn-helix domain-containing protein, translating to MTEATDLAARAGDRDPRVGLRAVAALRRLLEQLEAVQVRSARNQGWSWQEIAAELGVSRQAVHKKYGRR from the coding sequence ATGACCGAAGCAACAGATCTCGCCGCGCGTGCCGGCGATCGTGATCCCCGGGTCGGGCTACGGGCCGTTGCGGCGCTGCGCCGGCTGCTGGAGCAGCTGGAGGCCGTGCAGGTACGCAGTGCGCGCAATCAGGGGTGGTCGTGGCAGGAGATCGCCGCGGAACTCGGGGTCAGCAGGCAGGCCGTGCACAAGAAGTACGGGAGGCGTTGA
- a CDS encoding zinc-binding dehydrogenase translates to MFAVYAARIDRDQPLSGLELGERPAPEVRPGWSAVNVKAASLNHHDLWSLRGVGLPEDRLPMILGCDAAGVDEDGNEVVLHSVIGQSGHGVGPKEPRSILTERYQGTFAEQVAVPTWNVLPKPKELSFAEAACLPTAWLTAYRMLFTNAGVRPGDSVLVQGAGGGVATAAIVLGKAAGLRVFATSRDEAKRKRALELGAVEAVESGARLPQRVDAVIETVGAATWSHSVKSLKPGGTLVISGATSGDRPSHAELTRIFFLELKIVGSTMGTKDELEDLLSFCAATGVRPVIDEVLPMDRAREGFEWMESGEQFGKIVLTNE, encoded by the coding sequence ATGTTCGCTGTCTACGCCGCCCGAATCGACCGCGACCAGCCGCTCTCCGGATTGGAGTTGGGGGAGCGGCCGGCCCCCGAGGTCCGTCCCGGCTGGAGTGCCGTCAACGTCAAGGCCGCTTCCCTCAACCATCACGACCTCTGGTCACTGCGGGGCGTGGGCCTGCCCGAGGACCGGTTGCCGATGATCCTCGGCTGCGATGCCGCCGGGGTCGATGAGGACGGCAACGAGGTCGTCCTGCACTCGGTGATCGGACAGAGTGGGCACGGGGTGGGCCCCAAGGAGCCTCGTTCCATTCTCACCGAGCGGTATCAGGGGACCTTTGCGGAGCAGGTCGCCGTGCCGACCTGGAACGTCCTGCCGAAGCCCAAGGAACTCTCCTTCGCCGAGGCCGCCTGTCTGCCGACTGCCTGGCTGACCGCGTACCGGATGCTGTTCACCAACGCGGGGGTACGGCCCGGGGACTCCGTGCTGGTGCAGGGGGCCGGGGGCGGCGTGGCCACCGCCGCCATCGTGCTCGGGAAGGCCGCGGGGCTGCGGGTCTTCGCCACCAGCCGCGATGAGGCCAAGCGGAAGCGGGCCCTGGAGCTGGGGGCAGTGGAGGCCGTGGAGTCGGGGGCTCGGCTGCCGCAGCGGGTCGATGCCGTGATCGAGACCGTGGGCGCCGCCACGTGGTCGCACTCCGTCAAGTCGCTGAAGCCCGGGGGCACGCTTGTCATCTCGGGTGCCACGAGTGGTGACCGGCCCTCGCATGCCGAGCTCACCCGCATCTTCTTCCTGGAGCTGAAGATCGTCGGGTCCACGATGGGGACGAAGGACGAGCTCGAGGATCTGCTCTCCTTCTGCGCCGCCACCGGTGTGCGGCCTGTGATCGATGAAGTGCTTCCGATGGATCGGGCCCGTGAGGGCTTCGAGTGGATGGAGTCGGGGGAGCAGTTCGGGAAGATCGTGCTGACCAACGAATAG